In Glycine max cultivar Williams 82 chromosome 7, Glycine_max_v4.0, whole genome shotgun sequence, a single window of DNA contains:
- the LOC100804227 gene encoding transcription factor MYB62, with protein sequence MRLAMSTPSKSIICSSEDDYELRRGPWSVEEDYLLTHYIANHGEGRWNLLAIRSGLRRTGKSCRLRWLNYLKPNVKRGNLTSEEQLLIFELHSKWGNRWSKIAQQLPGRTDNEIKNYWRTRIQKQAIYAKFEDHRRAGFVEFVKGLQMTRCLHKSQESSPSAMSIQDQAIPLPFDGVTVPHYSSFGIGTTPTIQITCHGDLNHLNQHEQNSDSEHHNSSCISSSESANIPNMSQPFGYTTSQFQALDNCDFGMCLYDGYSIDNNSYDRDALNLTTTMVAGNLELPVFDCQTLETNRLNKEFASSTWSMDEL encoded by the exons ATGAGACTAGCCATGTCTACTCCTTCCAAGAGCATAATCTGTTCAAGTGAAGATGATTATGAACTTAGAAGAGGGCCATGGAGTGTTGAAGAGGATTATCTTCTCACCCATTACATTGCCAATCATGGTGAAGGGAGATGGAATTTGCTTGCTATACGTTCAG GACTAAGGAGAACAGGTAAGAGTTGCAGATTGAGATGGCTCAATTATCTAAAGCCAAATGTTAAGAGAGGAAATTTAACCTCGGAAGAGcagcttttgatttttgaactaCACTCAAAGTGGGGCAACAG GTGGTCAAAAATTGCGCAACAGCTGCCAGGCAGAACAGACAATGAAATCAAGAACTATTGGAGAACAAGGATTCAGAAACAAGCAATATATGCGAAATTTGAGGATCACAGAAGAGCAGGATTTGTAGAATTTGTCAAGGGTCTACAGATGACAAGATGTCTTCATAAATCACAAGAATCATCTCCTTCGGCCATGTCAATCCAAGACCAAGCAATTCCTTTACCTTTTGATGGTGTTACTGTTCCTCATTATTCATCATTTGGGATTGGGACAACACCAACAATACAAATCACTTGCCATGGAGATCTCAATCATTTGAATCAGCATGAGCAGAACTCAGACTCTGAACACCACAATAGTTCATGCATTTCCTCTTCAGAATCAGCAAATATCCCAAATATGAGTCAGCCTTTTGGATACACTACTAGTCAATTTCAGGCCTTAGATAACTGTGACTTTGGCATGTGTTTATATGATGGCTATAGCATAGATAACAATTCCTATGACAGGGATGCCTTGAACCTGACAACCACAATGGTTGCTGGGAATCTGGAACTCCCAGTGTTTGATTGCCAAACATTAGAAACCAATAGGCTAAACAAGGAATTTGCAAGTAGCACATGGAGCATGGATGAATTATGA
- the LOC100527642 gene encoding 40S ribosomal protein S7 translates to MYTSRKKIHKDKDAEPTEFEESVGQALFDLENTNNELKSDLKDLYINSAVQIDVSGNRKAVIIHVPYRLRKGFRKIHVRLVRELEKKFSGKDVILIATRRIVRPPKKGSAVQRPRTRTLTAVHEAMLEDIVLPAEIVGKRVRYKIDGSKIMKVFLDPKERNNTEYKLETFAAVYRKLSGKDVVFEYPTTEA, encoded by the exons ATGTACACATCGAGGAAGAAAATTCACAAGGATAAGGATGCTGAGCCAACTGAATTTGAGGAATCAGTTGGACAG GCATTGTTTGATCTAGAAAATACCAACAATGAGCTGAAAAGTGATCTGAAAGATTTATACATAAACTCAGCTGT CCAAATTGATGTTTCTGGCAACCGAAAGGCTGTGATTATCCATGTCCCCTACAGACTAAGGAAAGGATTCCGGAAGATTCATGTCAGGCTTGTGAGAGAACTTGAGAAAAAGTTTAGTGGAAAA GATGTAATCTTGATTGCCACCAGGAGGATAGTAAGGCCACCAAAGAAAGGTTCTGCTGTTCAGCGCCCCCGCACCAGAACACTCACTGCTGTACATGAGGCAATGCTGGAAGATATTGTATTGCCTGCTGAGATTGTTGGAAAGCGTGTTAGGTATAAAATTGATGGTTCCAAGATTATGAAG GTCTTTTTGGACCCCAAGGAGCGAAACAATACCGAGTACAAGTTGGAGACTTTTGCTGCAGTATACAGGAAACTTTCAGGCAAAGATGTCGTGTTTGAGTATCCTACTACCGAGGCTTAG